A portion of the Oxynema aestuarii AP17 genome contains these proteins:
- the rsmA gene encoding 16S rRNA (adenine(1518)-N(6)/adenine(1519)-N(6))-dimethyltransferase RsmA has product MPSSRPRKRFAQHWLRSDRALASIVKAADLSPDDRVLEIGPGTGILTRQLLSAARSAIAVEIDRDLCAKLTKKLGDRDNFLLLQGDILELDLEKILPTTPELFHNPNKVVANIPYNITGPILEKLLGTIAAPHSHPYKAIVLLVQKEVALRLRANPGSKHFGALSVRVQYLADCEFVCDVRAKAFYPPPKVDSAVVRLLPREIVTPADNPKQLETLVKVGFSSKRKMLRNNLKALVDRDRLTQLLERLEINPQSRAEDLGVAEWVALSNSLQLAPVNLQS; this is encoded by the coding sequence ATGCCCTCTTCCCGACCTCGAAAACGATTCGCCCAACATTGGCTCAGAAGCGATCGCGCCCTCGCTTCGATCGTCAAAGCTGCCGACCTCTCCCCAGACGATCGCGTCTTAGAAATCGGACCGGGGACGGGGATTTTAACCCGACAATTATTGAGTGCCGCTCGATCGGCGATCGCCGTCGAAATCGACCGCGATTTATGTGCCAAATTGACGAAAAAATTGGGCGATCGCGACAACTTTTTACTCCTACAAGGCGATATTCTCGAATTAGATCTCGAAAAGATCTTGCCAACCACCCCCGAACTGTTCCACAATCCCAATAAAGTTGTCGCCAACATTCCCTACAACATCACCGGACCGATTTTAGAAAAACTGCTCGGCACGATCGCCGCTCCCCATTCCCACCCCTACAAGGCGATCGTCTTGCTCGTCCAGAAAGAAGTTGCCCTACGCTTGCGCGCCAATCCCGGATCGAAACATTTCGGCGCCTTGTCCGTGCGCGTCCAATATTTAGCCGATTGCGAGTTTGTCTGCGACGTGCGCGCCAAAGCGTTTTATCCGCCGCCGAAAGTCGATTCCGCAGTGGTGCGCCTGTTGCCTCGGGAAATTGTCACCCCCGCCGACAACCCGAAACAGTTGGAAACCCTGGTGAAAGTCGGGTTTAGTAGCAAGCGCAAGATGTTAAGAAATAATCTCAAAGCGCTCGTCGATCGCGATCGCCTGACACAATTGTTGGAACGATTAGAAATCAACCCGCAAAGCCGCGCCGAAGATCTCGGTGTCGCCGAGTGGGTCGCTTTGAGCAATTCTTTGCAGCTCGCCCCGGTTAACTTGCAATCGTAA
- a CDS encoding esterase/lipase family protein: MQNSIRKNPVLLVHGIWDKGTIFKPMSAYLRQYGWEVHTVDLEPNDSSVGLDRLAQQVRDYADRHFPGDRPFDLLGFSMGGLVSRYYLQRLGGVDRVERFITISSPHNGTWTGYALALEGSIQMRPNSPFLQDLNRDAIETLSRVNFTSIWTPFDLMILPANSSQLPVGDEVKISVGLHRWMVSDRRCLDTIARTLSQPCPKAAKLATIAR, from the coding sequence ATGCAGAACTCTATTCGGAAAAACCCCGTTCTCCTCGTTCACGGAATTTGGGATAAAGGAACGATTTTTAAACCGATGTCGGCTTATTTACGACAATACGGATGGGAGGTTCACACCGTCGATCTCGAACCGAATGATAGTTCCGTCGGACTCGACCGACTCGCCCAACAAGTGCGCGACTATGCGGATCGTCATTTCCCCGGCGATCGCCCGTTCGACCTTCTCGGTTTTAGCATGGGCGGTCTCGTCAGTCGGTATTACTTGCAACGGTTGGGGGGAGTCGATCGCGTCGAGCGCTTCATCACGATTTCCTCGCCCCATAACGGAACCTGGACCGGATACGCTTTAGCCCTCGAAGGCAGTATCCAAATGCGTCCGAATAGCCCCTTTTTGCAAGACCTCAATCGCGACGCGATCGAAACCTTGAGTCGGGTTAATTTTACCTCGATCTGGACCCCCTTCGATTTAATGATTCTCCCTGCCAACAGTTCGCAATTGCCCGTGGGAGATGAAGTTAAAATTTCCGTGGGTTTGCATCGCTGGATGGTCAGCGATCGCCGTTGTCTCGACACGATCGCCCGTACCCTTTCCCAACCTTGCCCAAAAGCGGCGAAATTGGCCACGATCGCCCGTTAA